In Lachnospiraceae bacterium, the DNA window CAGCGGCCAGTATACTACCCATTTACAATTAAAATTGAAAATGCAGGAAGAAGGGTTGTAAATAATCCACTGATCCATGATGGAAATACGTATAGGATGGATTATATTGATCTTGAAGAGAAATTGAAAAATCCGCAAAATAAGGGAATTATTATTTGCAGTCCACATAATCCGGTAGGTCGCGTATGGACTGAAGATGAGTTGAGACAGTTAGTGGATCTTTGTAAGAAATACAATAAATGGATTATTTCTGACGAAATTCATTGTGATTTGACAAGAAAGGGCATGAAGCATCATCCACTTTTAACTGTGGCACCAGATTATAAAGATCAGATTATTGCATGTACTGCACCAAGCAAAACATTTAACTTGGCAGGAATGCAGATATCTAATATTGTGATTCCGAATAAAGAATATAAAGCAAAATTTGATTTTCTGTTAGACGATTGCTTTGGTTTGATGGCTGCACCCCTGGGAATTTCTGCAATGATTGCTGCATATACACACGGGGAAGAATGGCTTGATCAGGTTCGAGAGTATATTGATGAAAATATTGCTTATGTACATGATTTCCTTCAGAAAAATATGCCTGAAGTTACGATGTCAGATACACAGGGAACGTATTTAATATGGTTGGATTTCAGAGCATATTGCAATGATGAGAAAAAGCTGGAGAAGCTTATGCACGAGAGTGCGAAGGTTGCCTTGGATGAAGGTTATATTTTTGGAGATGAGGGAAAGGGCTTTGAAAGAATTAATATGGCCAGTCCAAGAAGTATGATTGTAGAATGTATGGAACGGATTCATAAAGCATTGAAACCAGAAGTGTAATTTACTGAATACAGAGGAGAAAGGGAGATTGGTATGGAAGTACTTACCAGCATTTTAAATTTTTTTGACACCGTTTTGTGGAGCAGCCCGTTAATTTATATTTCCATTTTTGTTGGACTTCTCTATACTGTTGGCTTAAAGGGATTTCAAATTCGATACTTAAAACAAATGGTGAATAGCGTTTTTGAAAAGAGTGCAGATAGTGAATCCTCCACATCATTTGAAGCATTTGCTTTGACGGTTGCGGCAAGAGTTGGAACGGGAAATATTGTAGGCGTTGCAACTGCAATTGCAGCAGGTGGCCCTGGTGCAGTATTCTGGATGTGGGTTATGGCAATTCTGGGAGCGGCAACATCTTTTGCAGAAAATACGTTAGCTCAGGTGTATAAAGAAAAGGTTGACGGAATGTATCGGGGCGGTACTTCATTTTTTGTAAAAAAGGGACTTGGCCTTGGATGGTTTGGAACCGTATTTGCATTTTGCAGCCTTTTGAATTGTGGCATTTTGCATACAACACAGCCGAACTCCATTGCTGATGCAATGTATAATGCTTTTGGTGTTCCACACTGGATTGTGGGAGTTATCATGGTAATTATAGCCGCAATTATCATTTCAGGTGGCTTAAAAAGTATTATTCGATTTACATCAAAGATTGTACCGATCATGTGCCTTCTGTACCTGGGAGTTACTTTAATTGTACTTGGCGTTAATATCACTAAAATTCCGGCAGTATTTGCGCTTATTTTTAAAAGTGCATTTGGTAAAGATGCAATTTTTGGTGGTATGGTGGGATCAGCAATTGCATATGGTATCAAGAGAGGTGTCTATTCAAGTGAAGCAGGTATGGGAACTACACCTCAAGCAGCAGCAATTGCGGGAGTATCTCACCCGGCAAAGGTTGGTTTGACACAGGCTTTATCCGTATATGTTGATACATTACTGGTTTGTACCGCAACAGCCTTAATGATTTTACTTGCCGGTACATATAATGTAACAGATGCGGCGGGGAGTGTATTGTATGAAGGTATTAGCGGAGTCAATGCTGGTGTTGGTTTTACACAGGGAGCACTGGATTCTGTAATTCATGGTTTCGGTTATCCAATGATAGCGGTTATGCTGGCATTATTTTCATTTACGACATTAGTAGGCTGCTTTAATATTTCTGAATCTGATTTGATTTATATGTTCAAGGGATATTCAAAAAGTAAGACTGCACAGATTTTGTTCAAAGTATGGTTTTTGATTCCAATCTTTATTGGCTGTATTTCAAGTACAGAATTTGCATGGTTGTGTGCGGATATTGGAACCGGAGCATCTTGCTGGGTTACACTAATTGCAGTGATTTTCCTGTTCCCAATTGTGAGGAAGGTCTGGAATGATTATGAAAAACAATTCAAGGATGGAAAGGATCCTATTTTCCGACCAGACAATTGCGGCATAAAAAATGCTGATCTCTGGAATGAAATAGCAGATGAATATGAAAAAAAACTAAAATAAGAAGACTACCGCATACCAAATTGGTATGCGGTAGCTTTTTTTAGGTTTTTTGAAAATAGCCATGTCCAGAAAAGAAAACGCAGCGGGTGTGATAGAGTGTAATGCATCAAAGGATTTCGTAAATAGTTTGATTTGTGATTGGTTTTGCGTTGTTTCCTTTTACGAAACAGGAATCTTTTCATCCGTTCATATGGACAATGCAGAGGCCGACTGTTTTATTGCAGAAAAGAAAAAATTTACGGGATGAAAAAAATCTGTAAAAGCAGACAGCAGTCTGACATAGGAGGAAGACTGTAAGAGGGATAGGTTTATACTTATAAGCAATACAGATAATGCTATAAGTAAAAAAGAACATATTTTTCGACTAAAAATTAACAAAACAAAATTCTGAAAAAATATTAAAAAAAGTGTTGACAAAAACTATATCATTTATTATAATAATCTACGTTGCTGAGGAACACAGCAAGCAACACAAACGAATGCGTCAGTAGCTCAGCTGGATAGAGCATACGGCTACGGACCGTAGTGTCGGGAGTTCGAATCTTCTCTGGCGCATGTAAAAAGCAGATTCTTTATGGATCTGCTTTTTTTGTGCTTGTGCGTTTATATGCAAACCTGTCAGCAATGGGGTTGCTGATCATGTAACAGAAAAATCTGCCAGTGGCAGATCAGGAAAGTGCAGTGAAAAAGGATCGATCAACAGAGGATGGAGAAAAGAATGACAAAATCAGTCTGGATGCTTCATGCAAAAAAAGCAGATTTTAATGGTCTGGCGGCAAGGTTCCATATCAGTCCTATTACCGCCCGGATCATCAGAAACCGGGATATTACGGATATAAAAGAATTTGACAAATACTTAAACGGAAGCCTGAAGGATCTGTATGATCCCCGGCTGCTCCCGGATATGGAAAAAGCTGTTTCTATATTAAAGGAAAAGATAGGAAGCGGCGCCAGGATACGGATCGTGGGAGATTATGATATTGACGGTGTGTGTTCTACCTGCATCCTTTATAAGGGGCTGAGCCGGGTAGGAGCGAAAGTTGATTATGTAATACCGGAGCGCATTAAGGATGGTTATGGTATTAATGAACATATTATTGAAAAAGCGGCTGCAGACGGCATTCATATGATACTTACCTGTGATAATGGCATTGCGGCCATTGATCAGATCGCAGAGGCAAAGAAGCTGGGAATGACAGTTGTGGTAACAGATCACCATGATATCCAGGCAGATGAGGTTTTAGGAGAGGAGATCGTGCCTCCTGCGGATGCCATTGTCAATCCTAAGAGAAAAGACAGTAAATATCCGTTTAGTGAGATCTGCGGCGCTATGGTGGCATATAGACTGATCCAGGTGCTTTTTGAAGAATACGGGATCGGCCGCCAGGAATGGCTGGATATGCTGGAGCTGGCGGCCATCGCTACAGTAGGCGATGTGATGAAGCTTAAGGATGAAAACCGTATTGTAGTAAAAGAAGGTCTTAAAAAGCTGGCAGATACAAAGATCCAGGGTCTTGTAAGTCTCATGGAGAAAAATACACTGGACCCGGAGCACATAAGCGCCTATCATATTGGTTTTGTGCTGGGACCATGCCTGAATGCCAGCGGGCGTTTAAAAACAGCCCAGATGGCTATGGAGCTGCTTCTGGCAGAAAATAAGGCCCAGGCAGATGAACTGGCAGATGAATTAAAGGCATTAAATGATGAACGAAAGGACATGACACAGGAAGGGACAGAGGCTGCCATCCTTCAGGTAGAAACAGAGCTTAAGGATGATAAGGTTCTGGTGATTTTCCTGCCGGACTGCCATGAGTCACTGGCAGGCATTGTAGCCGGCAGGATCCGTGAACGGTATAATAAGCCTGTATTTGTCCTTACAAGGGCAGAGGGCTGCGCAAAAGGCTCAGGACGATCTATAGAGGCATATCACATGTTCCGTGCCTTAGTGGAGGTAAAAGATCTTCTGTTAAAATTTGGTGGTCATCCCATGGCAGCGGGATTTTCGCTGGAAGAGGCCAATATAGAGGAATTTCGCAGACGGTTAAATGAAAATGCAAAAGAACGGCTTACAGAGGATGATTTTATCCCAAGAGTATGGATCGATGTTCCTATGCCTTTTGAATATATAACAGAGAGCCTGATACAGGAATTAGAACTTCTGGAGCCTTTTGGCCAGGGAAATGAAAAACCCCAGTTTGCTTTAAAATCCCTGAAAATACGAAGTGCCAGAGTATTTGGCCGCAACCGGAATGTAGTAAAATTATCCCTGATGAATGAACGGGGATTTTCCATGGATGGGGTAGTATTTACAGAAGGTGACTTATTTATGGAAGAAATGGGAAACAGCCGGAATATGGATATTATTTATTACCCCACAATAAATGAATATAATGGAAACCGAAGCCTTCAGATGGTGGTAAAAGACTGGAAGTTTCATTAAGGAGATGACTCTGGTATACATGCGCCACATGAACAGTAATGCTTTTAGTCAAAATTGGTTACAGTTCAGCCATGACATCTTCTTGTTTCCATATTCATGAAAACAAGAAGCTTGGTGGTTCCGCCATATGTTGATTTGGATGAGAAAGTGCTTATGCAAGCAAGCTTGCAACACATTCCCTCATTCAAACCAGCGCATGGCCGAACTGTGACCAAAATTGTGAAATGTATGTAAAGGGATACTTGCAATTTGCATAACTATGGGGTATAATCGCAGAAAACACCATATCTGGATAAATAAACTGACAAAATACTATAGGTATGGGTAAATACTGAAAGGAAGGTAGAACAATGGTAAATACAGTTATGGACTTTATCACTTCCTATGATAAGGAAGTAGGAGAAGCAATTCAGGCAGAGTGCGGCCGCCAGAGAAGAAATCTGGAGCTGATCGCCTCTGAAAACATTGTATCAGAACCTGTAATGATGGCTATGGGAACTGTACTGACTAACAAGTACGCAGAAGGTTATCCAGGCAAGCGTTATTACGGCGGCTGCCAGTATGTAGACGTACTGGAAACCATTGCCATTGAACGTGCAAAGAAGCTGTTTGGCTGCGATTATGCGAATGTACAGCCACACTCTGGTGCACAGGCAAATATGGCGGTATTTATTGCTATGTTAAAACCGGGAGATACGGTTATGGGTATGAACCTGGATCATGGCGGTCATCTGACACACGGGAGCCCTGTAAACTTCTCAGGACTGTATTTTAACATTGTTCCTTATGGAGTAGATGACGAAGGCTTTATTGATTATGATGAGCTGGAAAGAAAAGCAAAAGAAGCAAAGCCGAAGCTGATCGTGGCAGGTGCCAGCGCTTATGCAAGAACCATTGATTTTAAGCGTTTCCGTGAGATCGCTGATGAGGTAGGAGCTTACCTGATGGTAGATATGGCTCACATTGCCGGACTTGTAGCAGCAGGAGAGCATCCAAGCCCAATTCCGTATGCAGATGTTGTTACAACCACCACCCACAAGACTTTAAGAGGACCAAGAGGCGGTCTGATCTTAGCAAATAAAGAAGCAGCTGAGAAGTTCAATTTCAATAAAGCAATCTTCCCGGGAACCCAGGGTGGCCCATTGGAGCACGTGATCGCAGCAAA includes these proteins:
- a CDS encoding serine hydroxymethyltransferase produces the protein MDFITSYDKEVGEAIQAECGRQRRNLELIASENIVSEPVMMAMGTVLTNKYAEGYPGKRYYGGCQYVDVLETIAIERAKKLFGCDYANVQPHSGAQANMAVFIAMLKPGDTVMGMNLDHGGHLTHGSPVNFSGLYFNIVPYGVDDEGFIDYDELERKAKEAKPKLIVAGASAYARTIDFKRFREIADEVGAYLMVDMAHIAGLVAAGEHPSPIPYADVVTTTTHKTLRGPRGGLILANKEAAEKFNFNKAIFPGTQGGPLEHVIAAKAVCLGEALKPEFKEYAHQVVLNAKALADALQKQGFKILTGGTDNHLMLLDLRGMDISGKELQNRCDEVFITLNKNTVPNDPRSPFVTSGVRIGTPAVTTRGLKEEDMPKIAECIWLAATDFENKKEYIKAEVTKLCDKYPLYE
- the recJ gene encoding single-stranded-DNA-specific exonuclease RecJ; the encoded protein is MTKSVWMLHAKKADFNGLAARFHISPITARIIRNRDITDIKEFDKYLNGSLKDLYDPRLLPDMEKAVSILKEKIGSGARIRIVGDYDIDGVCSTCILYKGLSRVGAKVDYVIPERIKDGYGINEHIIEKAAADGIHMILTCDNGIAAIDQIAEAKKLGMTVVVTDHHDIQADEVLGEEIVPPADAIVNPKRKDSKYPFSEICGAMVAYRLIQVLFEEYGIGRQEWLDMLELAAIATVGDVMKLKDENRIVVKEGLKKLADTKIQGLVSLMEKNTLDPEHISAYHIGFVLGPCLNASGRLKTAQMAMELLLAENKAQADELADELKALNDERKDMTQEGTEAAILQVETELKDDKVLVIFLPDCHESLAGIVAGRIRERYNKPVFVLTRAEGCAKGSGRSIEAYHMFRALVEVKDLLLKFGGHPMAAGFSLEEANIEEFRRRLNENAKERLTEDDFIPRVWIDVPMPFEYITESLIQELELLEPFGQGNEKPQFALKSLKIRSARVFGRNRNVVKLSLMNERGFSMDGVVFTEGDLFMEEMGNSRNMDIIYYPTINEYNGNRSLQMVVKDWKFH
- a CDS encoding pyridoxal phosphate-dependent aminotransferase; this encodes MKYNFDEIIDRSNTYSFKRDCLPEGAPKDSLSFWVADMDFPCADPVIEALHQRIDRKIYGYTAYDNQDVYEAVSGWFMRQYGWKIEREELSFSPGVVPALAFLIRALTEPGDGIIIQRPVYYPFTIKIENAGRRVVNNPLIHDGNTYRMDYIDLEEKLKNPQNKGIIICSPHNPVGRVWTEDELRQLVDLCKKYNKWIISDEIHCDLTRKGMKHHPLLTVAPDYKDQIIACTAPSKTFNLAGMQISNIVIPNKEYKAKFDFLLDDCFGLMAAPLGISAMIAAYTHGEEWLDQVREYIDENIAYVHDFLQKNMPEVTMSDTQGTYLIWLDFRAYCNDEKKLEKLMHESAKVALDEGYIFGDEGKGFERINMASPRSMIVECMERIHKALKPEV
- a CDS encoding alanine:cation symporter family protein, with the translated sequence MEVLTSILNFFDTVLWSSPLIYISIFVGLLYTVGLKGFQIRYLKQMVNSVFEKSADSESSTSFEAFALTVAARVGTGNIVGVATAIAAGGPGAVFWMWVMAILGAATSFAENTLAQVYKEKVDGMYRGGTSFFVKKGLGLGWFGTVFAFCSLLNCGILHTTQPNSIADAMYNAFGVPHWIVGVIMVIIAAIIISGGLKSIIRFTSKIVPIMCLLYLGVTLIVLGVNITKIPAVFALIFKSAFGKDAIFGGMVGSAIAYGIKRGVYSSEAGMGTTPQAAAIAGVSHPAKVGLTQALSVYVDTLLVCTATALMILLAGTYNVTDAAGSVLYEGISGVNAGVGFTQGALDSVIHGFGYPMIAVMLALFSFTTLVGCFNISESDLIYMFKGYSKSKTAQILFKVWFLIPIFIGCISSTEFAWLCADIGTGASCWVTLIAVIFLFPIVRKVWNDYEKQFKDGKDPIFRPDNCGIKNADLWNEIADEYEKKLK